A portion of the Fusobacterium nucleatum genome contains these proteins:
- a CDS encoding OmpA family protein: protein MKKEFLISIIVAILLVFGVKTYYDKKTTNNTQVSTEKEVSNENEMLVPGYALGEIPAITAPEMPDLSVTENPDAKITLDMTKKISSVPGISVTPVKVENSNIVGGDYSMQIGKNGDGQFTDKDKTVQTDGKGAGQYTDENITIQRNEDGSGQYTNKVTGVTLQVDTQGEGQYLDEKNKISFQIGADGTGVYKDENNDTTITIGENNSTYTKGNITIENNGDGSGTYNDKEKELLIENDGKGKAIITLKGKTIEVEAKPLEKPEKFPKLKMVPPVPSIEANSLLITLDSGILFDVDKYDVRPEAEEVLKNLVIVLKEADIKAFEIDGHTDSDASDEHNQVLSENRANAVKNFLTSQGIMAEITIKGYGESRPIASNDTPEGKQKNRRVEIVIPTI from the coding sequence ATGAAGAAAGAATTTTTAATATCAATAATAGTAGCTATTCTTTTAGTTTTTGGTGTTAAGACTTATTATGATAAAAAAACTACTAATAATACTCAAGTCTCAACAGAAAAAGAAGTTTCAAATGAAAATGAAATGTTAGTACCTGGTTATGCCTTAGGAGAAATACCAGCTATTACAGCGCCTGAAATGCCTGACCTTTCTGTAACAGAAAATCCAGATGCAAAAATTACTTTAGATATGACTAAAAAAATATCATCTGTTCCTGGTATTTCTGTTACGCCTGTAAAAGTTGAAAATAGTAATATAGTTGGTGGAGATTATTCTATGCAAATTGGTAAAAATGGTGATGGACAATTCACTGATAAGGATAAAACTGTTCAAACTGATGGAAAAGGTGCAGGGCAATATACAGATGAAAATATAACAATCCAAAGAAATGAAGATGGTTCAGGACAATATACTAATAAAGTAACTGGTGTTACTCTTCAAGTTGACACACAAGGAGAAGGGCAATATCTTGATGAAAAAAATAAAATTTCATTTCAAATTGGTGCTGATGGAACAGGTGTATATAAAGATGAAAATAATGATACAACAATTACTATAGGTGAAAATAATTCTACTTATACAAAAGGTAATATTACAATAGAAAATAATGGTGATGGTAGTGGAACTTATAATGATAAGGAGAAAGAGCTTTTAATAGAAAATGATGGAAAGGGAAAAGCTATTATAACACTTAAAGGAAAAACTATTGAAGTGGAAGCAAAACCTCTTGAAAAACCAGAAAAATTTCCTAAGTTAAAAATGGTACCTCCTGTTCCTAGTATAGAAGCAAATAGTCTTTTAATAACTTTGGATTCAGGGATACTTTTTGATGTTGATAAATATGATGTTCGTCCAGAGGCAGAAGAAGTTCTTAAAAATCTTGTTATTGTATTAAAAGAAGCAGATATAAAGGCATTTGAAATAGATGGACATACAGATTCTGATGCAAGTGATGAACACAATCAAGTTTTATCAGAAAATCGTGCTAATGCTGTTAAGAATTTTTTAACTTCACAAGGTATAATGGCTGAAATTACAATAAAAGGTTATGGAGAAAGTCGACCAATAGCTTCAAATGATACACCAGAAGGAAAACAAAAAAATCGTCGTGTAGAAATAGTAATTCCTACAATTTAA
- a CDS encoding TlpA family protein disulfide reductase encodes MKKKLLVIMLFILSLTSFAIPLNNMDKDGNVTLPNIELVDQYGKKHNLEDYKGKVVMINFWVSWCSDCKGEMPKVVELYKEYGENKKDLIILGVATPISKEYPNNKDKIDKKALLKYIADNKYVFPSLFDETGKTYAEYEIEEYPSTFIIDRNGHLKVYIKGAISKEELKQNIESVLNPKK; translated from the coding sequence ATGAAGAAAAAACTTTTAGTTATAATGTTATTTATTTTATCTTTGACAAGTTTTGCAATACCATTAAATAATATGGATAAAGATGGTAATGTTACTTTACCAAATATAGAACTTGTTGACCAATATGGAAAAAAACATAATTTAGAAGATTATAAAGGTAAAGTTGTTATGATTAATTTTTGGGTAAGCTGGTGCAGTGACTGTAAAGGTGAAATGCCAAAAGTTGTAGAATTATATAAAGAATATGGAGAAAATAAAAAAGATTTAATAATTCTTGGAGTCGCAACTCCTATATCTAAGGAATATCCTAATAATAAAGATAAAATTGATAAAAAAGCATTATTAAAATATATAGCAGATAATAAATATGTTTTTCCAAGTTTGTTTGATGAAACAGGTAAAACTTATGCTGAATATGAAATAGAAGAATATCCTTCAACTTTTATTATTGATAGAAATGGGCATTTAAAAGTTTATATAAAGGGTGCTATTTCAAAGGAAGAATTGAAACAAAATATTGAAAGTGTTTTAAATCCAAAAAAATAA
- a CDS encoding GNAT family N-acetyltransferase, with amino-acid sequence MKSDYDIIEIKKDNINLIKDLWEKNRIFHQNKTSNFSYQYLNLNFNERMNNIFNSKNIKYYKISAIINKSNIVGYCLSIIQGSSGELCTLFIDEQHRNNGLGHLLVDKHLDWLKDNKCESIFVNVLVENESTISFYESLGFKQNIINMEIPLKKI; translated from the coding sequence ATGAAAAGTGATTATGATATTATTGAGATAAAAAAAGATAATATAAATTTAATAAAAGATTTATGGGAAAAAAATAGAATATTTCATCAAAATAAAACAAGTAATTTTTCTTATCAATATTTGAATTTAAATTTCAATGAAAGAATGAATAACATATTTAATTCAAAAAATATAAAATATTATAAAATTAGTGCTATAATAAATAAAAGCAATATTGTAGGTTATTGTTTATCTATAATTCAAGGAAGTTCTGGAGAATTATGTACATTATTTATTGATGAACAACATAGAAATAATGGTTTGGGGCATTTATTAGTGGATAAACATTTAGATTGGTTAAAAGATAATAAATGTGAGAGTATATTTGTGAATGTTCTTGTAGAAAATGAAAGTACTATAAGTTTTTATGAATCACTTGGATTTAAACAAAATATAATAAATATGGAAATTCCATTAAAAAAAATTTAG
- a CDS encoding LemA family protein codes for MIALGVIIGIIVILAGIAIGYKNKFVVLDNRVKNSWSQIDVQMQNRFSLVPNLVETVKGYAKHEKETFEGIANAKTRYMSATTPEEKMEANNQLSGFLGRLFAISEAYPELKANTSFENLQAQLVEVENKIRFARQFYNDTVTEYNQTIQMFPGSLFAGFFNYHNAELFKANEMAREEVQVKF; via the coding sequence ATGATAGCATTAGGAGTAATAATAGGAATAATTGTAATTTTAGCTGGGATAGCTATTGGCTACAAAAATAAGTTTGTAGTTTTAGATAATAGAGTTAAAAATTCTTGGAGTCAGATTGATGTACAAATGCAAAATAGATTTAGCCTTGTACCAAACTTAGTTGAAACAGTAAAAGGTTATGCAAAGCATGAAAAAGAAACTTTTGAAGGGATTGCAAATGCAAAAACAAGATATATGTCAGCAACTACACCAGAAGAAAAAATGGAAGCTAATAATCAATTAAGTGGTTTCTTAGGTAGACTTTTTGCAATATCAGAAGCATACCCAGAATTAAAAGCAAATACAAGTTTTGAAAATTTACAAGCTCAACTTGTAGAAGTTGAAAATAAAATAAGATTTGCTAGACAATTCTATAATGATACAGTAACAGAATATAATCAAACTATTCAAATGTTCCCTGGTAGTTTATTTGCAGGATTTTTTAACTATCATAATGCAGAATTGTTTAAAGCAAATGAAATGGCAAGAGAAGAAGTACAAGTTAAATTTTAA